The window GGCCGTCGTCTGACTCTGTGAGTGACGCCCTCGTATCTCGGTGCCACGTACTAAACACCCGGCGGGTGAACGTCCACGTAGCGGTCGAGGTTGGGACCAATGGAAGACGTGTCAAATCAAGATAAATCGATCGAACTGCTCCAGCAACTCGGGCTCAAGGAGTACGAAGCGAAGTCGTTCGTCGCGCTCGCGCGCCGACAGCGCGGGACGGCCAAGGACATCAGCGAGACCTCGGAGGTTCCCCGGACGCGAGTGTACGACGCGATTCGCGTGTTGGAATCGAAGGGGCTCGTCGAGACCCAGCACTCGAATCCACAGGTGTTTCGTGCCGTCCCGATCGACGAGGCCGTCAATACACTCCAGACGGAGTACGTCGAACGAGCGCAAGCACTTCGAGGCGCCCTGAGCGGGCTCGAACCGACCGACGAGAGAGAATCAACAGAGGCCACCCACGAGGTGTGGTCCATCTCCGGCGATCAGGGCATTACGAGCCGGGCGCGGCAGTTGATCGAGGGAGCGACAGAGGAGTTGATCCTCGTGGTCGGCCACGAGAGTATTTTCACCGACCAGCTGGCCGAACAGCTGCAGTCGGCTCAGGAACGCGATGTGAACGTCATCATTGGGACGGTCGATGAAGACCTCCAGGCCACCATTCAAGATGCCCTGCCTGGTGTCGAAGTGTTCGTCTCAGGATTGGACTGGCTGAGCCGGTCGCCGCTTCCAGATGACGATACCGAAATCAGTCGGCTGTTACTGGCCGACCGTGAGGCGATCCTAGTAAGTTCGTTCACCGAAACGAGGGCAGACGGGCGTGAGCACGAACAAGGCGTCTTTGGCCGCGGATTCGACAACGGGCTGGTCGCGATCACTCGGCGGCTGATGGCGACCGGATTGCTGTCTGTGAACGATCCCGAAACTGAGGCGACTTGAGCATCTCGTGAGCGTCAGAGAGAACGTCATATCATTGCCCGGGAACGGCAGGCGTGTCCCCGATGGCACCGACTTCTGTCTCTCGGCGCGATGTCTTCCGTTCGATAGCGACAACAGAGTATCCCGACTGGCCGGCCTACGACTCGACGCCACTGTACGACCAGAGCTCACTGACGGCGCTCATTGAGGATTTCCGAACCGTCTCGGGAATCTGGTTCGAGCACGACGCCCACGACTCGATCGAGGGGTTCGTCTGTCAGTATCCACTGTCCTACGCGGAGTTCAACCCCCACGACCAGTACTCCGGTCCAACTGAATACGAGATGCCACAGCTCTTCAGGGCGTTCCTGCTGAAAGTGATACACGGCTGGGGCCACGAGACAGCGCTCGTCGAATATCTCCGGCAGCACTCAGAGACCCGTCGCTCGCTCGGGTTCGACTCCGTTCCCGATCAGTCGACACTCTGGCGCAGTTGGAACAAGCGCTTCAGCGCTGATCTCCGTGAGACAGTTGAGAGAACGGCTCGGACGCTCCTCATCAACGCACAGAATACCGGTGTTGTGGTTCCTCGTGACCCGGAACGGAAGCTCCAGTACTATGACGACGAGTCTGAGGCGACCGATCCGGACGACCAGACTGTTTTGGAAGAAACAGCGAAGATCAGCGATCACGTCAGCCGCGTCGTCTTCCCCGCGTTCTCGCTGGACCGTGGTGAGGGCTGTGAGATCCACGAGAACGCGTACTGAGACCTGCAGACATATCTCGGACTTCGCGAGCGGCTGGCTGCGAACGAAGGGGCTCGCAGTTTCGTCTACGAATCGACTCGAGATCGGACACCGCTGGGGCACGCCCGTCGCAAACACATCCGTGACCTCTCGATTGACCAAGTGCGAGAGATGTACCGGCAGGCCATCACTCGGCTCCTGAACGAAGTTACGGAGACAGAGCAGTTCTTTCGAGCGGGGATCGTCGCGATCGACATTACCGAAGCTGATCCGTTCACCGGCGATAGAACGGGCTACGAAGACGAGATCATCGGGACGAAGGAGAAGACCGACGAGTACGCTCACCAGTGGGCCACAGTTCAGCTGGTCGGCAACGCCGTCCCAATCGTGCTTGATGCGCGCCCGTCCGAAAGGGGGAGATACGACTGGCAATCGTCGAGGACTTACTGGATTCGGCTGAGGACCTCGTTCACGTCGATAACGTGCTGATGGACCGGAAGTTCGACAGCCAGCACGTTCTGGAGATGGTCAGTCAGCGCGGGCTTTCCTACGCCGTCCCAAAGCGGATGCAGACGAGCGAGAAAACTCAGGCCAAGCGGTTACTCCAGCGGGACCAGGATCGGTACGAGACTGACCGCAAACTACATTTCGGGAAGAATGAGTGGCACGAGGCGACGCTAATCTATCGTCGAAAAGAAGACTCTGAGCACGACGATCATCGACAATATTCGGTGTTCATAACGAATTGCGGGAGTGGTCACCTCACGGAGTACGGGTATCGGTGGGAAATCGAGAGCGGGTACAGATCGATAAAGCGGTTTATGGCTGCGACGACGTCAAAGGATTTCGAGCTTCGCTTCTCCTACTTCGCGCTCGCGTGTTCGCTGTACTCTATTTGGCGAGCAATCGATTTGCCGGTACAGGCCGATTTGACCGGTGAATATGAACACTTGCCGATCGTGACGGCCGACAACACGCTTACGCTGTTGAAGAAGGAAACCGGAATCGGATCGCGAGGGTATCTATCCGTGGTAGCGCGGCGTCTGAGTGGCTACACTAGCCGCGGTCTCGGAAACGATCCGAATGAGTTGATCATCCAACAATAATGTCCGGTCAGAAAGCGATCTGAATCAGTTTCTGCTCACCGATTCGGCTGATACTACGCATCAAAGCCCCGCTAATCCCGCTATAGTCTCAACTTCTACGGCGAGGAACTTGCGACTGGCCTTCTCGACGCGTACGAGAGTTGAACTCTCTTCGGTAACCAGAGTTCTGTTGGCCCTAATCAGACACTATCACGGCGAATCCGGTGTATACTTTTTTATATTGACATCGAAGACAGGGATATGGATCCAGTACGAAGTAGCCTCGGCGGTGGGATCGCAGCAACCGCCGCGTTATTGGTGTTTCTCCTGGTTGCGGATCTCCTCCTCGCCGGAACCAACCTCTTCGTATTCGCCACCTTCACGAGCCTGTGCGCGGTCGGTGGAGCGCCCTACTGTGAACTCGGAAGCCCGACTGCGACGTTTCTGACGTTCATCTGGTTTGGGCTTCTGTACGCCGTCGCCTGGCCACTCCTCTTCGCGGGGTTCACGTGGGGACTCCCCGGCGAAACGGGGCTGACTCACGGGGCAGTGTATGGCCTCATCCTCTGGGCGGGGTACGTCGTCGCCGTACTCTACGGGATCAGCATCGAAGGCCAGACGCTCGGCGATAATCTCCCGATGGTGGTCGTAACGCTCCTCGCGTACCTGGTCTACGGGGTCGTGCTCGGAGCGGGGTACGATTACCTCGCTGAACACCGGACCTTCCTCAGCGAGAGACAGCCCACCTAGACCCCTACCGATTCACACGATGGCTGACCCCGGCATCGCAAGTCGACTGCAGTTGTCCATTGGGACGATCGTTCACGTCGTTTCCCGGCGACGAATCACTCTTTGTCAGTCAGCGTTAATGATGATACTATGGCCGAACCCTCGTTCACCATTCGTCACCTCGACCGGAACCCGATCACCGCCCGGACGACGGAGTTCGTCGAACGGAAGGGAATCGGCCACCCGGACTCGATCTGTGACGGCATCGCGGAAGCCGTCTCGCGGCATCTCTCGCGGTACTACCTCGACGAATTCGGGCAGATCCTTCACCACAACACCGACAAGGTTCAGCTCGTTGCGGGAACGACGGTCCCGGACTTCGGCGGCGGTGAGATCACCGATCCGATCTACGTGCTGATCGGCGGTCGAGCGACCCGATCCGTCGATGGGCGACGTATCCCGATCGACGAAATTGCGATCGGCGCGGCGAGAGAGTACGTCGACGAGCACTTTTCGGAATTGAGTGGCGATATGGTCGAGTTCGAGTCGCGTATCGGCGAAACGTCGGTCGATCTGAAATCACTGTTCGACTCACCGGCGGCCTCGCTGGCGAACGACACCAGCGTCGGGATCGGCTACGCCCCGCTCTCGGAAACCGATCGAATCATCAACGGTCTCGAGCCGGAACTCCGTGAGCGGCTCCCCGCCGTCGGCGAAGATATCAAGTTGATGGGGTGGCGGACGGACGACGAACTCAGAATCACCGTCGCGGCCGCCGTCATTTCTCGAAACGTCGCAGACGTCGACGAGTACGTGGAGGTGAAAGAGCGGATTGTGGAACTCGCCACTCGGTACGCGAACCGGCATACCGAGCGAACCGTCCACGTCGACGTGAACGCCGCAGACGACGTCGAATCCGGGGTGGTGTACCTCACCGAAACCGGCCTCTCCGCGGAGATGGGCGACGACGGAAACGTCGGCCGTGGGAACCGTGTCAACGGCGTCATCACGCCGCACCGGCCGATGACCCTCGAGGCGTCGGCGGGAAAGAATCCAGTCTCCCACGTCGGCAAACTGTACAATCTCGTCGCCACGAACGCCGCAGAGCGCATCCACCGGGAACTCGGAGCCGAACACACCGAAGTGAAACTCCTCTCTCAGATCGGGCAACCGGTGACACGACCCCTGGCCGTGGACATCGACACGACGGTGCGCGACGACGACGAGGTGCGACACATCGTCACCGACGAACTCGAAGACGTGGAGTCGCTCACCCGCGATCTCGTAGACGGTGAGACGACGGTTTTCTGACGACCCCATTAGGACGGGGCACATTCAGTACGGGCCCAGACTCAGATACTCAGGGTCCAAGACGGCGCCAGCCGGACGAACATTTCTTTTATTATTCGCCGCGGTAGTTTCGGTAAGAGACGGCCAGAGAATCTCGAATTGGCGGATCAGATGTCGCTTCTCGTGACCGAGAGCGGGCCGTTGAGGCCCCCGAAGGAACATAGGCATCAGCTATGGTAGCGTTTCCGGCGGAGTTCTACTGGATTGCAGCGTTTGCCATTGTCGCGGCGCTGGTAAACAGTGCAGGAATCATCGCTATATTTCGACACCGGGAGTGGGCGGAACGATCGCTTCCGTATCTTATGTGCTTTGCTGCGGGAATTCTTATCGCGACGCCGTTGATTCACGCCGTCCCGAACGCGGTCGAGAACAACGCCGACGCGGGCTTTACCGCCTTGGCTGGTTTCCTCTTTATGTATCTCTCCAACCAAGTGATCAAACGTCGAACCGGAGAGGAGACACTCGCGTTTGGGGTGACGGCAGCGGAGGGCATCGGGGTCCACTCGCTGATCGACGGCGTCGTCTACACCGTCACGTTCAACATCTCGCTGCTGACCGGCGTTCTGGCTGGAACCGGACTGGTCGTCCACGAATTCGCCGAGGGAGTCATCACGTATCTCGTCTTATTGAGGGGGGACGTGACGGAACGAACGGCGGCAACGTACGCGTTTTTCATCGCGACATTGACGACACCGATCGGCGCCTTCGTCGCCTATCCTCTAGTGGGTGGGTTGGGACAAAGCGATCTGGGCCTCTTGCTTGGATCCGTCTCGGGCGTGCTGATCTATATTTCCGCAGCCCATCTGCTTCCCGAAGCACAGTCCTACGAGAAGGAACATTCGATGCTCGCCCTCCTGGCCGGTGTCGGCCTGGCGTTGTTTATCGTATTCGCGCGGACAATGTGAACCGATTCTGCGAATAAATCACGAGTTCGGCACCGAGACGTGCCGACAGATAGGGACGATTGTAGACGATTTCAAGTTCTCCCGATCACGGCCTCGTCGGAGTGGTCGGTTCACTGCCGGAAGGCGAACTCTCAGGGATTCGCTCTCCCCTGCGTGGTCACTTTGACGTACTCACGTCTTGGATGAGTATCTGAACACCTATACATAGAGACAGGGACTGCCGGAAGGACAGACGATTGAACGGCCAGACAGAACAACTCAGGCACCCATCCACTACCATCGATAGGATAGAACCTATCACTGCGAGAGGGTTCAACAGTGCCACCGAGAGTATGGTCGCGTGGAACCGCAGTGTAGGCTATTGTAGCCAGTTATCGCTTATGTGGCTGCTGACCGTCGTAACGCGCGGGAAGTGACCACGTTCTCCATTCCAATCCCGTCTGAATGCATCGGTGTCGTCGGCGTAGCGATCGCGACCGTCGGCCTCCGGCTAGCATCGGGTTCCTTCTCACGGAGAATTGGGACCTGATGGGATGGTCTCTGTTTCTCGGAAGCGGAACGCTCTGGGCGATTCCCTGGCTCTGCTGTCTGAGCTGGGGATGGGATTGGTTTCCGTACTCCCGGTCGTGACCTGATGTACACGTGAGAGAGGCAGCTGACCCACTCACGCGTCCAAAGATTCGATTTGGAACCGGTTGACGCGAGTACAGCAGAAAGACGAGGTTCCGTCGCGTCCTGCTCGCTACCGAGTCGCTTTGATACCCACGAAGGAGCCGTCTCCGTATCCCGATTCGATCGGTTCGGGCCCTTCGATCTCGCCGGGCCAGTGGTAGATGGTCTGGACGAACTCGAAGTCGGAGAACCCCGCGGTTTCGAGCGCGTCGACGAGCTCCTCGGTCGAGACGAAGACGGCCTCCCGGTAGAACGGGTTCTGAGCCTTCGTTTCCTGATAGATCTTTCCAACGGGACTGTCCTTGTCGATGTATCCGATCACGAGCGCCCCGTCCGGTCTGAGGACGCGCGCGACCTCGGCCAGCGTCTGCGGAACGTCGTCGACGAAGCAGATCGTCGTCACGATCAACGCGGTATCGAACGTCCCGTCTTTGAATGGGAGAGACTCGGCGACGCCCCCGACCACCTCGACCCCTCGCTCACGGGCGTGTTCGAGCATCTCTTCTGAGGGGTCGATGCCGACCTGCACTCCGAGCGGCGCGGCGAATCGAGCGCTTCCGACGCCGACCTCGATCCCGTACCCCGTCGTCGGAACGAGCCGTCGGAGTGCCTCCAGTTCGGACTGGTAGGCGGCCTCGTGTTCCTCGAACCATCCTTCGTACCGCTCTGTGTGTTTCTCGAACGGCTCCGTCTTCGGCATAGAGAGACATACGTGGCGCGACGACACCAAGGTTCGGGGCGGTAGAACTACGGGAGATGACTGGTCCCGCGTCCGCCGGGTCTCGACCTGCGAGCGGTCGCGTCCGGGGGACTCCATTCAACGAATCCGGCCCGGAGAACCGCTCGCGATGCCGCCTGCGTCGCGGTTCAATCGTGTTCGCCGTTGGCGGCGTCGCGCAGTTCGACCGCCCGTTCGGAGGAGACGTCGAGGTCGGGGACGGGCGTCGGGGAGTTGTCCTCGTCGATGGCGACGTAGACGAAGTGCGACTCGGTCGTGAGTTCGGTGTCGCCCGAGAGCGGGTCCTCGCTGAACACGCGGAGGTAGACGCTGACGCTCGTCGTGCCGGCGTCGTAGACGTACGACTTGATGAGCGCGGTGTTCCCGCGCGGGATGGGGCGGTGGAAGTCGACGCCCTCCATCTGGGCGGTGACGACCGTCTCGCCGGCGAAGCGCATCGCCGACATCGCGCCGACCTCGTCCATCCACTTCATCACGTTGCCGCCGTGGGCGGTGTCGTTGTTGTTGGTGTCGTTCGGTTGCACGAGAACCCGGTTCTCGATGTACGTGTCTTCCAGCGGAATCATAGCCGGCTATCTCTCCACGCGGGTAATTGTTCTGTCGTCTCGGAGACGGCGGCGCGTGATCGGCCCATCGATCGGCGTCGGATCGACTCCACCGGCGTGGGACCGGCCCGTCGATCGGCGTCGAAGCAGTTCGTCGGTCTACTGTCCCGGTAGTCGGCGCAGACGCCGGGAGGCTTACGGTCGTCGACGCCCTTCTCCCGATCGTGGACGAAGACGGACTCGTCATCGGTCTCGCCGCGGTGTTCGCCGGGACGACGGTGCTCTTCGGCGTCCTCGGCTTCGTCTATCAGCCGCTGCTTTTCCTCTTCGCGACGATCTTCGCGATCGCGACGTACCTCCTGTGGTACCACGCGAGCGGCCGCCTCGGCGAGCGGATCAGGCGAACCGCCGGGAGCGCACGCGAGCGGCGACGCCGACGCGGGAACGCCGCCTCGCGCGGGCCGGGCGACTTCGAGGGATTCGGTCCGGGACGGCGGGCGGCCGGGTCGGGTCGTCAGCGCCGGGCGGACGGGCGCGGCGCGGCCGGCGGCCAGCGCGGGGAGCGGCGCCGACGCGACCCGAACGAACCCACCCGCGGGGAGGCGTACCGGACGCTCGGACTCGACGCCGA is drawn from Halobellus limi and contains these coding sequences:
- a CDS encoding methionine adenosyltransferase; its protein translation is MAEPSFTIRHLDRNPITARTTEFVERKGIGHPDSICDGIAEAVSRHLSRYYLDEFGQILHHNTDKVQLVAGTTVPDFGGGEITDPIYVLIGGRATRSVDGRRIPIDEIAIGAAREYVDEHFSELSGDMVEFESRIGETSVDLKSLFDSPAASLANDTSVGIGYAPLSETDRIINGLEPELRERLPAVGEDIKLMGWRTDDELRITVAAAVISRNVADVDEYVEVKERIVELATRYANRHTERTVHVDVNAADDVESGVVYLTETGLSAEMGDDGNVGRGNRVNGVITPHRPMTLEASAGKNPVSHVGKLYNLVATNAAERIHRELGAEHTEVKLLSQIGQPVTRPLAVDIDTTVRDDDEVRHIVTDELEDVESLTRDLVDGETTVF
- a CDS encoding ZIP family metal transporter, which encodes MVAFPAEFYWIAAFAIVAALVNSAGIIAIFRHREWAERSLPYLMCFAAGILIATPLIHAVPNAVENNADAGFTALAGFLFMYLSNQVIKRRTGEETLAFGVTAAEGIGVHSLIDGVVYTVTFNISLLTGVLAGTGLVVHEFAEGVITYLVLLRGDVTERTAATYAFFIATLTTPIGAFVAYPLVGGLGQSDLGLLLGSVSGVLIYISAAHLLPEAQSYEKEHSMLALLAGVGLALFIVFARTM
- a CDS encoding J domain-containing protein; translation: MDEDGLVIGLAAVFAGTTVLFGVLGFVYQPLLFLFATIFAIATYLLWYHASGRLGERIRRTAGSARERRRRRGNAASRGPGDFEGFGPGRRAAGSGRQRRADGRGAAGGQRGERRRRDPNEPTRGEAYRTLGLDADADQTAVKAAYRERVKAVHPDTDDGDEEQFKRVNRAYERLKE
- a CDS encoding class I SAM-dependent methyltransferase, with the translated sequence MPKTEPFEKHTERYEGWFEEHEAAYQSELEALRRLVPTTGYGIEVGVGSARFAAPLGVQVGIDPSEEMLEHARERGVEVVGGVAESLPFKDGTFDTALIVTTICFVDDVPQTLAEVARVLRPDGALVIGYIDKDSPVGKIYQETKAQNPFYREAVFVSTEELVDALETAGFSDFEFVQTIYHWPGEIEGPEPIESGYGDGSFVGIKATR
- a CDS encoding DUF6789 family protein, with protein sequence MDPVRSSLGGGIAATAALLVFLLVADLLLAGTNLFVFATFTSLCAVGGAPYCELGSPTATFLTFIWFGLLYAVAWPLLFAGFTWGLPGETGLTHGAVYGLILWAGYVVAVLYGISIEGQTLGDNLPMVVVTLLAYLVYGVVLGAGYDYLAEHRTFLSERQPT
- a CDS encoding acyl-CoA thioesterase: MIPLEDTYIENRVLVQPNDTNNNDTAHGGNVMKWMDEVGAMSAMRFAGETVVTAQMEGVDFHRPIPRGNTALIKSYVYDAGTTSVSVYLRVFSEDPLSGDTELTTESHFVYVAIDEDNSPTPVPDLDVSSERAVELRDAANGEHD
- a CDS encoding TrmB family transcriptional regulator, with amino-acid sequence MEDVSNQDKSIELLQQLGLKEYEAKSFVALARRQRGTAKDISETSEVPRTRVYDAIRVLESKGLVETQHSNPQVFRAVPIDEAVNTLQTEYVERAQALRGALSGLEPTDERESTEATHEVWSISGDQGITSRARQLIEGATEELILVVGHESIFTDQLAEQLQSAQERDVNVIIGTVDEDLQATIQDALPGVEVFVSGLDWLSRSPLPDDDTEISRLLLADREAILVSSFTETRADGREHEQGVFGRGFDNGLVAITRRLMATGLLSVNDPETEAT